One segment of Castanea sativa cultivar Marrone di Chiusa Pesio chromosome 3, ASM4071231v1 DNA contains the following:
- the LOC142627599 gene encoding uncharacterized protein LOC142627599: MDPIILLVLASLFIHPLSLIAQPTNLISRITVVGVVYCDICSSNTFSRHSYFLPGADVQIQCKFKANSPKTTEQITFSVNRTTNKHGVYNLEIPTVDGVNCVEGLAVTTLCQVSLIRSSSAACNVPVLKATSNVITVKSKQDNLCIYNLNALSYRPLEKNATLCGNQQEFSRSLNASKCFLPYFPPYGFPLPPLPQFPFPPLPPLPPLPFPPLPPFSSLPFPPLPPFPSLPFPFPRLPPFPQTPSLFSPPPPPAFNIRDPRTWIPNFPSVSPPPPPTFNLGDPKTWIPYIPPSPSNNPQNQNP, encoded by the exons ATGGATCCAATAATTCTCCTTGTTCTTGCATCTCTCTTCATTCATCCACTTTCTCTAATAGCTCAACCAACAAATCTCATCTCTCGGATTACTGTAGTGGGTGTTGTTTATTGTGATATCTGTTCCAGCAACACTTTCTCAAGACACAGCTACTTCTTGCCAG GTGCGGATGTTCAAATACAATGCAAATTCAAAGCGAACTCACCCAAAACCACAGAACAGATCACATTCTCAGTCAACAGAACAACAAATAAGCATGGTGTATATAACCTGGAAATACCTACTGTTGATGGGGTTAACTGTGTAGAAGGATTAGCAGTAACAACATTGTGCCAAGTAAGCCTAATAAGGAGCTCATCTGCAGCCTGCAACGTGCCAGTTTTGAAGGCAACGTCAAATGTGATTACAGTCAAGTCTAAGCAAGACAATCTCTGTATATACAACCTGAATGCACTAAGTTATAGGCCATTGGAGAAGAATGCTACTCTATGTGGAAATCAGCAGGAATTTTCAAGATCTTTGAATGCCTCAAAGTGCTTTCTTCCTTACTTCCCTCCATATGGATTCCCTCTGCCTCCTTTGCCTCAATTTCCGTTCCCTCCATTGCCACCACTCCCTCCATTACCCTTTCCTCCTCTACCACCTTTTTCATCGCTACCCTTTCCTCCACTACCACCTTTTCCATCTTTGCCCTTCCCATTCCCAAGACTCCCTCCATTTCCTCAAActccctctcttttttccccACCTCCTCCACCTGCATTTAATATAAGGGACCCAAGAACTTGGATACCTAATTTCCCTTCAGTttctcctcctccaccaccaacATTTAATCTTGGAGACCCAAAAACTTGGATACCATATATCCCTCCATCCCCTTCTAACAAccctcaaaatcaaaatccgTAG